A single window of Oreochromis aureus strain Israel breed Guangdong linkage group 7, ZZ_aureus, whole genome shotgun sequence DNA harbors:
- the ciao2a gene encoding cytosolic iron-sulfur assembly component 2A, with product MEAVLSLVSLTVTKVLQFSGLTDSWNALRTKKMEEKALEVYDVIKSIRDPEKPNTLEELEVVTEKCVEVQELGEDEYLIIIRFSPTVPHCSLATLIGLCLQVKLQRCLPFKHKLEIYISEGTHSTEEDINKQINDKERVAAAMENPNLREIVEQCVTEPDD from the exons ATGGAAGCAGTGTTGAGCCTCGTGTCGTTAACTGTCACGAAGGTTTTACAGTTCTCCGGACTGACGGACAGCTGGAATGCCCTGAGGACCAAAAAGATGGAAGAGAAAGCGTTAGAAGTGTACG ATGTGATCAAATCGATCCGTGACCCAGAGAAGCCCAACACGCTGGAGGAGCTAGAGGTGGTGACGGAGAAGTGTGTGGAGGTGCAGGAGCTGGGAGAAGATGAGtacctcatcatcatcaggttCTCCCCCACCGTCCCCCACTGCTCCCTGGCTACGCTGATCG gcCTGTGCTTACAAGTCAAGCTCCAGCGATGTTTGCCATTTAAACACAAG CTGGAAATTTACATTTCGGAAGGAACACACTCTACTGAAGAAGATA tTAACAAACAGATCAACGATAAAGAGCGAGTGGCGGCCGCCATGGAGAACCCCAACCTGAGAGAGATCGTGGAGCAGTGCGTCACCGAGCCGGACGACTGA